From Streptomyces qinzhouensis, one genomic window encodes:
- a CDS encoding GTP-binding protein, which produces MDFASSSGGTAPRSTTSAKIVVAGGFGVGKTTFVGAVSEINPLRTEAVMTSASAGIDDLTHTGDKTTTTVAMDFGRITLDQDLILYLFGTPGQDRFWFMWDDLVRGAIGAVVLVDTRRLADCFPAVDYFENSGLPFVIALNGFDGHQPYTPEEVREALQIGPDTPIITTDARHRGDAKSALITLVEHALMARLK; this is translated from the coding sequence GTGGACTTCGCAAGCTCTAGCGGCGGTACGGCTCCGAGATCGACCACCAGCGCGAAGATCGTGGTGGCGGGCGGCTTCGGCGTGGGTAAGACCACGTTCGTCGGCGCCGTCTCGGAGATCAACCCGCTGCGTACCGAAGCCGTCATGACCAGCGCCTCCGCCGGCATCGACGACCTCACCCACACCGGCGACAAGACCACCACCACCGTCGCCATGGACTTCGGCCGCATCACCCTCGACCAGGACCTCATCCTCTACCTGTTCGGCACCCCCGGACAGGACCGCTTCTGGTTCATGTGGGACGACCTCGTCCGCGGCGCCATCGGCGCCGTCGTCCTCGTCGACACCCGCCGCCTCGCCGACTGCTTCCCCGCCGTCGACTACTTCGAAAACAGCGGCCTCCCCTTCGTCATCGCCCTCAACGGCTTCGACGGACACCAGCCCTACACCCCCGAAGAAGTCCGCGAAGCCCTCCAGATCGGACCCGACACCCCCATCATCACCACCGACGCACGCCACCGCGGTGATGCGAAGAGCGCCCTCATCACGCTCGTCGAGCACGCCCTCATGGCACGGCTCAAGTAG
- a CDS encoding DUF742 domain-containing protein, giving the protein MTPPPASHDPYGVQTDYGVDGDQPLVRPYAMTGGRTRPRYQLAIEALVSTTADPALLGGLLPEHQRICHLCREVKSVAEVSALLSMPLGVARILVADLAEAGMVAIHQPGNGDAGGTPDVTLLERVLSGLRKL; this is encoded by the coding sequence ATGACCCCGCCACCCGCCTCTCACGATCCGTACGGTGTCCAAACCGACTACGGAGTGGATGGCGACCAGCCGCTGGTCCGCCCGTACGCCATGACGGGCGGCCGGACCCGGCCGCGCTACCAGCTCGCCATCGAGGCCCTGGTCAGCACCACCGCCGATCCCGCGCTGCTGGGGGGGCTGCTCCCCGAGCACCAGCGGATCTGCCATCTGTGCCGTGAGGTGAAGTCGGTCGCGGAGGTGTCGGCGCTGCTGTCGATGCCGCTGGGCGTGGCCCGGATCCTGGTGGCCGACCTGGCGGAGGCCGGCATGGTGGCGATCCACCAGCCGGGCAACGGCGACGCCGGCGGTACGCCGGACGTGACACTGCTCGAAAGGGTGCTCAGTGGACTTCGCAAGCTCTAG
- a CDS encoding roadblock/LC7 domain-containing protein codes for MSQAAQNLNWLITNFVDNTPGVSHTVVVSADGLLLAMSEGFPRDRADQLAAVASGLTSLTAGASRIFEGGTVSQTVVEMERGFLFLMSVSDGSSLAVLAHPECDIGLVGYEMALLVDRAGNVLTPDLRAELQGSLLH; via the coding sequence ATGAGCCAGGCGGCGCAGAATCTGAACTGGTTGATCACGAACTTCGTGGACAACACCCCCGGGGTGTCCCACACGGTGGTGGTCTCCGCCGACGGTCTTCTGCTGGCCATGTCCGAAGGATTTCCGCGTGATCGCGCCGATCAACTGGCGGCGGTCGCTTCCGGACTGACCTCGCTGACCGCGGGTGCCTCCCGCATCTTCGAGGGCGGTACCGTCAGCCAGACGGTCGTCGAGATGGAGCGGGGTTTCCTCTTCCTGATGTCCGTCTCCGACGGTTCGTCGCTGGCCGTGCTGGCGCACCCCGAGTGCGATATCGGTCTGGTGGGCTACGAGATGGCCCTGCTGGTGGACCGGGCGGGCAATGTGCTCACCCCGGATCTCCGTGCAGAGCTCCAGGGAAGCCTCTTGCACTGA
- a CDS encoding sensor histidine kinase, whose protein sequence is MQGRFKRDPQGRGEAAAGQEPRAGADHGSSPQPIPHAQHAQNPGQGPAAPGGDRAPGRPGARPGPPSGPGGSPAQGGRPTGPSGGPGGPQGPTGGGPSPTGSGPASGDGESDGSPAPVDTGSRLALRNWRISTRLVSLLTLPVVAATALGGLRINESMDRMKQLEHMQLLTDMSQEASKLAIALQYERDTTAGPLANNPNASDFKVIEPREATDRAAKTFLEAGVGVNIVDGDDTINAFRTTLGQIYAQLNKISEIRKTAYNNRNSSALTVEAYHQLINSLLDLSSEMAQATNNQDMIKRARALSAFAAAKEYASIQQAVIAAALPGGGGQKGTSLSEADRLYGQGAQNGMDNALDKFTNAYESLDGNALEVLAPMEHNRPDIATVASLADRAFKDSNGLKNARAQSHLDWTDAYSARIDAMKLIESSLLDDLETKARELREESKRDAIINGALIFFVLGVSLVGAFIVARSMIRSLRRLQDTATRVAQDRLPELVKQLSESDPEDVDTSVESVGVHSRDEIGKVAAAFDEVHREAVRLAAEQALLRGNVNAMFTNLSRRSQGLIQRQLSLISELESREADPDQLSSLFKLDHLATRMRRNGENLLVLAGEEPGRRWTRPVPLVDVLRAAASEVEQYERIELAAVPATEVAGRVVNDLVHLLAELLENATSFSSPQTKVRVTGHALPDGRVLVEIHDTGIGLSPEDLAAINERLASPPTVDVSVSRRMGLFVVGRLSLRHGIRIQLRPSESGGTTALVMLPVDVAQGGRKPQPAPGAPAGAQGRTPPPNGGAPLGAGPGNGPGAANGGRPGGQGAPAGGPLGAGAPRGQVGAGNGAGSRAALPSRDGGAPGGGRPQGGGGLAGAFGNRGAQRGGGNGPASGDTAALPRLGADGRPAPVRNELPDAGRGRPAGPSWGSDQRPGAYNGPNSGPSNGPNSGPNSGPNDGAGGRNAPGAPAGRGADTVRGHDDPGTPQGPAGTGGFPRQEFGSPPADRQDRAGLPPRAFEAPAAPQPAAPSAPQGQYVRDDVFGPPAQGPGPAQPPRTAPAADRFAPPQGAGDREPRFGEPAGPPPGGQFARPGTGAPQPPEPGRAPAPHGYEEQTAARHALPPQPRHEALPPARGDGGTPLYDTLETDWFRGQNAGGQNQDGPSHAGQNHTGQNQGGQNRTGRAETSDRPGAGEPFPGGAVQQTQPIPQIGRNGQGGPGPQGVQGGRPVPYDQGGQPGPAGHTGRFDQADRFGPAGAPVPVPRHDPAPQAPVPPTGGTEAGPGDAGWRSSPNDELVRQAERVRKPASGGVTTSGLPRRVPRANLVAGTAQQHGSQGGPSVSRAPDDVRGRLTNLRRGIQQGREQNGSSTGSFDLGPTHQQER, encoded by the coding sequence GTGCAGGGACGTTTCAAGAGGGACCCCCAGGGCCGAGGGGAAGCCGCGGCGGGACAAGAGCCGCGCGCGGGTGCCGACCACGGCTCCTCGCCCCAGCCCATTCCGCACGCCCAGCACGCCCAGAATCCCGGCCAGGGTCCGGCGGCACCCGGTGGTGACCGCGCTCCCGGCCGTCCCGGCGCCCGGCCCGGACCGCCCTCCGGCCCCGGCGGCTCCCCCGCCCAGGGCGGCAGGCCCACCGGCCCCTCCGGCGGTCCCGGCGGCCCCCAGGGCCCCACGGGCGGCGGCCCCTCCCCCACCGGCTCCGGCCCGGCGTCCGGCGACGGCGAGTCCGACGGATCCCCGGCCCCGGTGGACACCGGCTCCCGCCTGGCCCTGCGCAACTGGCGCATCAGCACCCGGCTGGTCTCCCTGCTGACCCTCCCCGTCGTCGCCGCGACGGCGCTCGGCGGGCTGCGGATCAACGAGTCCATGGACCGGATGAAGCAGCTCGAACACATGCAGCTGCTCACCGACATGTCCCAGGAGGCGAGCAAGCTCGCCATCGCGCTGCAGTACGAGCGGGACACCACGGCGGGACCGCTGGCGAACAACCCCAACGCCTCCGACTTCAAGGTCATCGAGCCCCGTGAGGCCACCGACCGGGCGGCGAAGACGTTCCTCGAAGCGGGTGTCGGCGTCAACATCGTCGACGGCGACGACACCATCAACGCCTTCCGCACCACGCTCGGCCAGATCTACGCGCAGCTCAACAAGATCAGCGAGATCCGGAAGACCGCGTACAACAACCGGAACTCCAGCGCCCTCACGGTCGAGGCGTACCACCAGCTCATCAACTCGCTGCTCGACCTCTCCTCGGAGATGGCCCAGGCCACCAACAACCAGGACATGATCAAGCGCGCCCGCGCGCTGTCCGCCTTCGCGGCCGCCAAGGAGTACGCCTCCATCCAGCAGGCGGTGATCGCGGCCGCGCTGCCCGGCGGCGGCGGGCAGAAGGGCACCAGCCTGTCCGAGGCCGACCGTCTCTACGGCCAGGGCGCCCAGAACGGCATGGACAATGCCCTGGACAAGTTCACCAACGCCTACGAGTCCCTGGACGGCAACGCCCTCGAGGTGCTGGCGCCCATGGAGCACAACCGTCCCGACATCGCGACGGTCGCCAGCCTCGCCGACCGCGCCTTCAAGGATTCCAACGGGCTGAAGAACGCGCGTGCGCAGTCGCATCTGGACTGGACCGACGCCTACAGCGCCCGCATCGACGCCATGAAGCTCATCGAGTCGTCCCTCCTGGACGACCTGGAGACCAAGGCCCGCGAACTGCGCGAGGAGTCGAAGCGCGACGCGATCATCAACGGTGCGCTGATCTTCTTCGTCCTCGGTGTCTCGCTGGTGGGCGCCTTCATCGTGGCCCGGTCCATGATCCGGTCGCTGCGCCGCCTCCAGGACACCGCCACCAGGGTCGCTCAGGACCGGCTGCCCGAGCTGGTCAAGCAGCTGTCCGAGTCGGACCCGGAGGACGTCGACACCTCGGTGGAGTCCGTGGGTGTGCACTCCCGTGACGAGATCGGCAAGGTGGCCGCGGCCTTCGACGAGGTGCACCGCGAGGCGGTCCGGCTCGCCGCCGAGCAGGCGCTGCTGCGAGGCAACGTCAACGCGATGTTCACCAACCTGTCGCGCCGCTCCCAGGGTCTGATTCAGCGTCAGCTGTCGCTCATCTCCGAGCTGGAGTCCCGCGAGGCCGACCCGGACCAGTTGTCGTCCCTCTTCAAGCTGGACCACCTGGCGACCCGTATGCGCCGGAACGGCGAGAACCTCCTCGTCCTCGCGGGCGAGGAGCCCGGCCGGCGCTGGACCCGCCCGGTGCCGCTGGTCGACGTGCTGCGCGCGGCCGCGTCCGAGGTGGAGCAGTACGAGCGCATCGAGCTGGCGGCGGTCCCCGCGACCGAGGTCGCCGGCCGGGTCGTCAACGACCTCGTGCACCTGCTCGCCGAGCTGCTGGAGAACGCCACCTCGTTCTCCTCCCCCCAGACCAAGGTCCGGGTCACCGGTCACGCCCTGCCCGACGGCCGGGTGCTGGTCGAGATCCACGACACGGGTATCGGCCTCTCCCCCGAGGACCTGGCCGCGATCAACGAGCGGCTGGCCTCGCCGCCGACCGTGGATGTCTCGGTCTCCCGCCGCATGGGTCTGTTCGTGGTCGGCCGGCTGTCCCTGCGGCACGGCATCCGCATCCAGCTCCGCCCGTCGGAATCCGGTGGTACGACCGCACTGGTCATGCTGCCGGTGGATGTCGCCCAGGGTGGGCGCAAGCCGCAGCCCGCGCCGGGTGCGCCCGCCGGTGCCCAGGGCCGGACGCCCCCGCCGAACGGCGGCGCGCCCCTCGGCGCCGGACCCGGTAACGGCCCCGGCGCGGCGAACGGCGGCCGCCCCGGCGGCCAGGGCGCCCCGGCAGGCGGACCGCTCGGCGCGGGTGCGCCGCGCGGCCAGGTCGGCGCCGGCAACGGCGCGGGTTCCCGGGCGGCGCTGCCGTCCCGTGACGGTGGTGCCCCGGGCGGCGGACGGCCGCAGGGCGGTGGCGGTCTCGCCGGGGCCTTCGGCAACCGCGGCGCCCAGCGCGGCGGCGGCAACGGCCCGGCCTCCGGTGACACCGCGGCACTGCCGCGGCTCGGCGCCGACGGCCGTCCCGCCCCGGTGCGCAACGAACTTCCGGACGCGGGCCGCGGCCGGCCCGCGGGCCCGAGCTGGGGCAGCGACCAGCGCCCCGGCGCGTACAACGGTCCGAACAGCGGTCCCAGTAACGGTCCGAACAGCGGTCCGAACAGCGGCCCGAACGATGGTGCGGGCGGCCGGAACGCTCCGGGCGCACCCGCCGGCCGGGGCGCCGACACGGTGCGCGGTCACGACGATCCGGGCACCCCGCAGGGCCCCGCCGGGACGGGGGGGTTCCCGCGCCAGGAGTTCGGCAGCCCGCCGGCCGACCGCCAGGACCGGGCGGGCCTCCCCCCGCGCGCTTTCGAGGCCCCGGCCGCCCCGCAGCCGGCGGCGCCGAGCGCCCCGCAGGGCCAGTACGTCCGCGACGATGTGTTCGGGCCGCCCGCCCAGGGCCCCGGACCGGCTCAGCCGCCCCGGACCGCCCCGGCCGCGGACCGGTTCGCTCCGCCGCAGGGCGCCGGGGACCGTGAGCCCCGCTTCGGCGAGCCGGCCGGTCCGCCGCCCGGCGGGCAGTTCGCCCGCCCCGGCACGGGTGCGCCGCAGCCGCCCGAGCCGGGCCGGGCGCCCGCGCCCCACGGGTACGAGGAGCAGACCGCCGCCCGTCACGCGCTGCCGCCGCAGCCGCGGCACGAGGCGCTGCCCCCCGCGCGCGGTGACGGCGGTACGCCGCTGTACGACACGTTGGAGACGGACTGGTTCCGCGGCCAGAACGCGGGCGGTCAGAACCAGGACGGCCCGAGCCACGCCGGCCAGAACCACACCGGTCAGAACCAGGGTGGTCAGAACCGGACCGGCCGGGCCGAGACGTCCGACCGGCCGGGCGCCGGGGAGCCGTTCCCGGGCGGTGCGGTCCAGCAGACCCAGCCGATTCCGCAGATCGGCCGGAACGGTCAGGGCGGTCCTGGCCCCCAGGGAGTCCAGGGCGGCCGGCCGGTCCCGTACGACCAGGGCGGACAGCCCGGCCCGGCCGGGCACACCGGCCGGTTCGACCAGGCCGACCGGTTCGGTCCGGCCGGTGCCCCGGTGCCGGTACCCCGGCACGATCCGGCGCCGCAGGCCCCGGTACCGCCGACCGGCGGAACCGAAGCGGGCCCGGGCGACGCGGGCTGGCGGTCCTCCCCCAACGACGAGCTGGTGCGCCAGGCCGAACGGGTCAGGAAACCCGCTTCGGGCGGTGTCACCACGTCCGGTCTGCCCCGCCGGGTCCCGCGCGCCAATCTGGTCGCGGGCACGGCACAGCAGCACGGCAGCCAAGGCGGTCCTTCCGTCTCGCGTGCACCGGACGACGTCCGCGGCCGGCTCACCAACCTCCGGCGCGGCATCCAGCAGGGGCGCGAGCAGAACGGCTCGTCGACCGGCAGCTTCGACCTCGGCCCCACACACCAGCAGGAGCGTTAG
- a CDS encoding fumarylacetoacetate hydrolase family protein, whose product MRIARFSIDGHVAFGAVEGEAPDGLVLDIIKGVPFADFELSGTKVPLNKVRLLPPVLPSKVVAFGRNYAAHAAELGNEPPAEPFAFLKPSTSVIGPGDAIGYPSFSQEVHYEAELAVVIGRMCRDVPRDRVKDVVLGFTCANDITARDVQLREKQWARAKGFDGACPLGPWVETDIDPAAAGDLTIQCTVNGEQRQLGSTRDMIHSVEDLIVNISEAMTLLPGDVILTGTPAGVGPLNVGDEVAVTIQGIGTLTNKVIKRG is encoded by the coding sequence GTGCGCATCGCCAGGTTCTCCATCGACGGCCATGTGGCCTTCGGCGCGGTCGAGGGCGAGGCCCCTGACGGACTCGTCCTCGACATCATCAAGGGAGTTCCGTTCGCGGACTTCGAGCTGTCCGGCACCAAGGTCCCCCTGAACAAGGTCCGGCTGCTGCCGCCGGTCCTCCCCAGCAAGGTCGTGGCCTTCGGACGCAACTACGCGGCGCACGCGGCGGAGCTGGGCAACGAGCCCCCCGCCGAGCCCTTCGCCTTCCTCAAGCCTTCCACCTCGGTCATCGGGCCCGGCGACGCGATCGGCTACCCCTCCTTCTCCCAGGAGGTGCACTACGAGGCGGAGCTCGCCGTGGTGATCGGCCGGATGTGCCGGGATGTGCCGCGCGACCGGGTCAAGGACGTCGTCCTCGGCTTCACCTGCGCCAATGACATCACCGCGCGGGACGTCCAGCTCCGGGAGAAGCAGTGGGCCCGGGCCAAGGGCTTCGACGGTGCCTGTCCCCTCGGCCCCTGGGTGGAGACGGACATCGACCCGGCGGCCGCGGGCGACCTCACCATCCAGTGCACGGTCAACGGCGAACAGCGTCAGCTCGGCTCCACCCGGGACATGATCCACTCGGTCGAGGACCTGATCGTCAACATCTCCGAGGCCATGACGCTGCTGCCCGGCGATGTGATCCTCACGGGCACCCCGGCCGGAGTCGGACCGCTCAACGTCGGCGACGAGGTCGCCGTCACCATCCAAGGCATCGGCACTCTCACCAACAAGGTGATCAAGCGTGGCTAA
- the gltX gene encoding glutamate--tRNA ligase, translated as MANANVRVRFCPSPTGNPHVGLVRTALFNWAFARHHGGTMVFRIEDTDAARDSEESYGQLLDSLRWLGLDWDEGPEVGGPHAPYRQSQRMDLYADVAHRLLESGHAYHCYCTTEELDARRETARAEGRPSGYDGHCRDLTAERKAAYEAEGRSAIVRFRMPDEPITFTDLVRGELTFTPENVPDYGIVRANGAPLYTLVNPVDDALMEITHVLRGEDLLSSTPRQIALYKALIELGVAKEIPAFGHLPYVMGEGNKKLSKRDPQSSLNLYRERGFLPEGLLNYLSLLGWSFSADQDVFSVAELVEKFDIADVNANPARFDLKKAEAINADHIRRLDVKAFAAACEPWLTAPYADWEPARFDRAAWEAIAPYAQTRLTVLSDITANVDFLFRDEPVDDEASWTKAMKPGAAELLVTAREKLAAADWNSPDALKEAVLAAGEAHGLKLGKAQAPVRVAVTGRTVGLPLFESLQILGAERTLARIDAALAKLAAQPAA; from the coding sequence GTGGCTAACGCGAACGTCCGCGTACGTTTCTGTCCCTCGCCGACCGGCAACCCCCATGTGGGCCTGGTCCGCACCGCCCTCTTCAACTGGGCCTTCGCCCGCCACCACGGCGGCACCATGGTCTTCCGCATCGAGGACACCGACGCGGCCCGGGACTCGGAGGAGTCGTACGGGCAGCTGCTCGACTCGCTCCGCTGGCTCGGCCTGGACTGGGACGAGGGCCCCGAGGTCGGCGGCCCCCACGCGCCGTACCGCCAGTCGCAGCGGATGGACCTCTACGCGGACGTCGCCCACCGGCTGCTGGAGTCCGGGCACGCGTACCACTGCTACTGCACCACCGAGGAGCTGGACGCCCGCCGCGAGACGGCCCGGGCCGAGGGCCGCCCCTCCGGTTACGACGGCCACTGCCGCGACCTGACCGCGGAGCGGAAGGCCGCCTACGAGGCCGAGGGCCGGTCCGCCATCGTCCGCTTCCGGATGCCCGACGAGCCGATCACCTTCACCGACCTGGTCCGCGGCGAGCTGACCTTCACCCCGGAGAACGTGCCCGACTACGGCATCGTCCGGGCCAACGGCGCCCCGCTGTACACCCTGGTCAACCCGGTCGACGACGCCCTGATGGAGATCACCCACGTACTGCGCGGCGAGGACCTGCTCTCCTCCACCCCGCGGCAGATCGCGCTCTACAAGGCGCTGATCGAACTGGGCGTCGCCAAGGAGATCCCCGCCTTCGGACATCTGCCGTACGTCATGGGCGAGGGCAACAAGAAGCTCTCCAAGCGCGACCCGCAGTCCTCCCTCAACCTCTACCGCGAGCGCGGTTTCCTCCCCGAGGGCCTGCTGAACTATCTGTCGCTGCTCGGCTGGTCCTTCTCCGCCGACCAGGACGTGTTCTCGGTCGCCGAGCTGGTGGAGAAGTTCGACATCGCGGACGTCAACGCCAACCCGGCCCGCTTCGACCTCAAGAAGGCCGAGGCGATCAACGCCGACCACATCCGCCGCCTGGATGTGAAGGCCTTCGCCGCGGCCTGCGAGCCCTGGCTGACGGCCCCGTACGCCGACTGGGAGCCGGCGCGGTTCGACCGGGCCGCCTGGGAGGCGATCGCCCCGTACGCCCAGACCCGGCTGACCGTGCTCTCCGACATCACCGCCAATGTCGACTTCCTCTTCCGCGACGAGCCCGTCGACGACGAGGCCTCGTGGACGAAGGCGATGAAGCCGGGCGCGGCCGAGCTGCTGGTCACCGCGCGCGAGAAGCTCGCCGCGGCCGACTGGAACAGCCCCGACGCGCTCAAGGAGGCCGTTCTGGCCGCCGGCGAGGCCCACGGCCTCAAGCTCGGCAAGGCCCAGGCCCCGGTCCGGGTCGCGGTCACCGGCCGTACGGTCGGACTGCCGCTCTTCGAATCGCTCCAGATCCTGGGCGCCGAGCGGACCCTGGCCCGGATCGACGCGGCCCTGGCCAAGCTGGCGGCACAGCCCGCCGCGTAA